Genomic segment of Acinetobacter larvae:
ATGGGGGATTAAGAGGTGATCGCCAACTGAAGAATGCTGCAGATGACAATACCATTCACTATAACGTGTACCGCAATGCTGCACGTAGTGATGAATATCGACTCAATGATGCGCAGCAATTTAATGCAAAAAGCGGTGCAGCAACTGAAATTCCCATTTATGGTTCGATTGCACCAACTGAGCTAGCAGGTAAAAGTCAGGGGACTTATACCGATACGCTTTTGGTGAGTGTCTCATTCTAAAACACCGTATTTTTTAAATCACGATCTGTGGAATATGACGATTGATGCGTCATATTCCATCAATAAGCTGAGGTTTTATTATGCGGTTCGGACGATATTTTCTATTGGCTGCGGTGGTTATGGCGATGGGGCATAATCACGCCGCAGAGTTAAAGGCGAATCTAACAAGCCAAATTGAATTATTACCATCATGCAAAATTAATGATCAGCACTATGCACAAGATCATAGTGGAATACATTGGGGTGAGATTAACTTTGGCGATATGGCGTTAAACCATCGTGGTGCTCTTCAAGCAACTTTAAAAAATGACTATTTAAATCGCATCAAAATTGAGTGTAGTGATCAGACCTTGCTGAGCGTGACATTTGGTGCGGGTCAAAATGATCAGCATATTCCGGCACAAATGAAAAATAATTATTTTCATGCCATGTCAAATGGTCAACATTTTATTGCTTATAACCTATTACATGGTTCGGATAAACAGGTGATTAAGCCACAACAAGCCATTCATTTACCGAATGATCAGAAAATATTTTATTTGCAATTGTATGGGCAAGTTGAGTTAGCACCCAATCAGATGGTTTCTCGGGGTAATTATACAGACCTTATTCCAATGACGATTAAATTTTAGGAAATCGTGATGCTACAGCAGTGGGGTTTTATCAGTATTTTAGTTTTGATATCAAGCACAAGTATGGCTGAAACACAGGCTAATTTTAAAGTCAGTGCCAAGATCGCACGCGGCTGCTCAATCGGAAGCACTTCACAACAACTCAATTTTGGACGTTATGCGGCATTGTCAAATGATCTGGTTGATGCCCAATTGAGCAATGCGCTCGATACATGGAATATTCAGTGTACTGAAAAAATACCCGTCAAAATTAGTTTAGATGCAGGTGAGTATGCTTCAGCTGGTTGGCGTCGAATGAAGCATAGCGTAGCACAGGCTTATATTCCATATGCGTTATATCAAGATAGCGCACATCAGCAAGCATATGTTGCCAACCAAAATATTCGTTTAGAACGAAGTAGCTCAAATGGCAACTTGCTGCAATTCTCTATTTTTGCCGTGGTGGATTTGGCCAATAGTACGCGATCAAATATCGCTGGACTTTATCAAGACAATGTCGCAATAACGATAGCGTGGTGACAATATGTTGAATCA
This window contains:
- a CDS encoding spore coat protein U domain-containing protein → MRFGRYFLLAAVVMAMGHNHAAELKANLTSQIELLPSCKINDQHYAQDHSGIHWGEINFGDMALNHRGALQATLKNDYLNRIKIECSDQTLLSVTFGAGQNDQHIPAQMKNNYFHAMSNGQHFIAYNLLHGSDKQVIKPQQAIHLPNDQKIFYLQLYGQVELAPNQMVSRGNYTDLIPMTIKF
- a CDS encoding Csu type fimbrial protein; this encodes MLQQWGFISILVLISSTSMAETQANFKVSAKIARGCSIGSTSQQLNFGRYAALSNDLVDAQLSNALDTWNIQCTEKIPVKISLDAGEYASAGWRRMKHSVAQAYIPYALYQDSAHQQAYVANQNIRLERSSSNGNLLQFSIFAVVDLANSTRSNIAGLYQDNVAITIAW